The proteins below come from a single Rosa rugosa chromosome 2, drRosRugo1.1, whole genome shotgun sequence genomic window:
- the LOC133732718 gene encoding berberine bridge enzyme-like 8 yields MLEMAPRLSQLLLLPILLVLSICCTASASSSAPENFVSCLLSHSLPSHPIGPAIYTPNNASYSSVLESYIRNLRFNESYTRKPYLIITALHVSHVQQAILCAQKHNLQMKIRSGGHDYEGVSYVAEVPFFILDLFNLRTINVDIKTETAWVQAGATLGELYYRIYEKSKVHGFPAGVCPTVGVGGHFSGGGYGNMMRKYGLSVDNIVDAQIVDVHGRLLDRKSMGEDLFWAITGGGGASFGVVIAYKINLVRVPETVTVFRVIRTLEQNATDIVYRWQYVANKLDNDLFIRLTMDVVNVTGSQTGEKTLRATFNALFLGDSARLLTVMNKSFPELGLEQSDCQEMSWVESTLFWTSFANGTAPEALLSRVPQVLTHLKRKSDYVKQPIPKAGLKWIIQKMIELQTPMLTFNPYGGRMAEIAASAKPFPHRAGNLWKVQYATNWDASGSEAAEKYIDLTRKLFEYMTPFVSKNPREAFFNYKDLDIGINHNDKGSYFEGRVFGVKYFKENFDKLVLIKTKVDPGNFFRNEQSIPTLPY; encoded by the coding sequence ATGCTAGAAATGGCACCAAGGCTTTCACAGCTCTTACTCCTTCCTATTCTTCTAGTTCTCTCCATTTGTTGTACAGCCTCAGCTTCATCCTCAGCTCCTGAGAACTTTGTTTCATGTCTTTTAAGCCATTCGCTCCCTTCTCACCCAATCGGTCCAGCAATTTACACTCCCAACAATGCTTCTTACTCTTCCGTTTTGGAATCCTACATCCGAAACCTCCGTTTCAATGAATCATACACCCGAAAACCTTACCTTATTATCACCGCATTGCACGTATCCCATGTGCAACAAGCCATCCTTTGTGCTCAAAAGCACAACTTACAGATGAAAATTAGAAGCGGAGGTCACGATTACGAGGGTGTGTCGTATGTGGCTGAAGTCCCATTCTTCATCCTCGACCTGTTTAATCTTCGAACCATCAACGTAGACATCAAAACCGAGACTGCATGGGTCCAGGCCGGTGCTACTCTAGGCGAACTTTACTACAGAATTTACGAGAAAAGCAAAGTCCATGGATTTCCCGCCGGTGTATGCCCCACAGTCGGTGTTGGAGGACACTTCAGTGGCGGTGGATATGGTAACATGATGAGAAAGTACGGCTTGTCAGTTGACAACATAGTCGATGCACAAATAGTTGATGTGCATGGAAGACTTCTTGATCGAAAATCGATGGGAGAAGACCTCTTTTGGGCCATCACCGGAGGCGGAGGAGCCAGCTTTGGAGTGGTGATCGCCTACAAGATCAACCTTGTACGCGTCCCAGAGACCGTTACTGTTTTCAGGGTTATAAGAACCTTGGAACAGAATGCAACTGACATTGTGTATCGTTGGCAATATGTCGCAAATAAGCTTGACAATGACTTGTTCATCAGGCTTACCATGGATGTTGTCAATGTAACTGGCTCTCAAACTGGAGAAAAGACTCTAAGAGCTACATTCAACGCCTTGTTTCTTGGAGACTCCGCAAGACTACTCACCGTGATGAACAAGAGTTTCCCTGAACTGGGTTTGGAGCAATCAGATTGCCAAGAAATGAGTTGGGTTGAATCGACGCTTTTCTGGACAAGCTTTGCAAACGGGACAGCTCCCGAGGCTTTGCTCTCTAGAGTTCCTCAAGTACTTACCCACTTGAAGAGGAAGTCGGACTACGTCAAGCAGCCAATTCCGAAAGCTGGTTTGAAGTGGATTATTCAGAAAATGATCGAGTTGCAGACGCCCATGTTGACTTTCAATCCTTACGGCGGAAGAATGGCTGAGATTGCGGCATCTGCAAAACCTTTTCCACATAGAGCTGGGAATCTCTGGAAGGTTCAGTATGCAACAAACTGGGACGCTTCTGGGTCCGAGGCTGCGGAGAAATACATCGATTTGACGAGGAAGTTGTTCGAGTACATGACTCCTTTCGTTTCCAAGAACCCGAGGGAAGCCTTCTTCAACTATAAAGATCTCGACATTGGGATCAACCATAATGACAAGGGAAGCTATTTTGAGGGAAGAGTTTTTGGGGTCAAGTATTTCAAGGAAAATTTCGATAAATTGGTGCTTATTAAGACCAAGGTTGATCCTGGTAATTTCTTTAGGAACGAACAAAGTATCCCTACTCTTCCATACTAG